The proteins below are encoded in one region of Candidatus Thiodiazotropha sp. LNASS1:
- a CDS encoding OmpH family outer membrane protein codes for MNSLRHILLALTLGFFVTGSAVAEEYRIGFVNATKVFEESPQYKSARERLQTEFSRREKDLLASQKQLKQLEEKLQRDGSVMSESEVKRLERDILSRSRKLKNAQTEFREDLNLRQNEEFKKLRQQVREVIREVGKSEKIDLIVSDGVVYFSKKIDISDKVLEKLRQLKAE; via the coding sequence GTGAATTCGCTAAGACATATATTACTTGCTTTGACCCTTGGGTTTTTCGTGACCGGCAGTGCTGTAGCCGAGGAGTATCGTATCGGCTTCGTGAACGCCACAAAAGTCTTCGAGGAGTCGCCGCAATACAAATCAGCCAGGGAGCGGTTGCAGACCGAGTTTTCCCGACGGGAGAAAGACCTGCTCGCCTCCCAGAAGCAGCTGAAACAGCTCGAAGAGAAGCTGCAGCGGGACGGATCGGTGATGAGCGAGTCCGAGGTCAAACGGCTGGAGCGGGATATTCTCAGTCGCAGCCGCAAGTTGAAAAACGCCCAGACCGAGTTTCGTGAGGACCTCAACCTGCGCCAGAACGAGGAGTTCAAGAAACTCCGCCAGCAGGTGCGTGAAGTGATCCGGGAAGTGGGTAAGAGTGAAAAGATAGACCTTATCGTTTCAGATGGTGTCGTCTATTTCAGTAAAAAGATCGACATCTCAGATAAGGTGTTGGAAAAACTGCGTCAGTTAAAAGCTGAATAA
- a CDS encoding phosphatidate cytidylyltransferase — MLKQRVITALILAPLVVAAVLLLPNHYLALIVALVVSVGGWEWARLSGIETSFLQIVYSGSLVLCLVALYYLLPSAWVPGVMLFSVVWWLLVVWRLTRYHADQQQSDRLLMRATEGFVVLLPAGLALVSIHRIHTTGPGLLLFVLILIWSADIGAYFAGHRWGKHKLAPQVSPGKTREGVYGAMASALLCAVFLSFWLAGSLGQSLLIVLLCLITMLASVVGDLFESLTKRLQGVKDSGQLLPGHGGMLDRIDSLTAAAPVFLFGLILLGEA; from the coding sequence ATGTTGAAACAGCGCGTTATCACCGCCCTAATACTTGCGCCATTGGTTGTCGCAGCGGTATTACTGCTGCCAAACCATTACTTGGCGCTGATCGTCGCCTTGGTGGTTTCAGTCGGAGGCTGGGAGTGGGCTCGGCTGAGCGGCATTGAAACCTCATTCCTGCAGATAGTCTATTCAGGTTCGCTGGTTCTCTGTCTGGTTGCACTCTACTATCTGCTACCGTCGGCATGGGTACCGGGAGTGATGTTGTTCTCTGTGGTGTGGTGGTTACTCGTCGTGTGGCGCTTGACTCGCTATCACGCCGACCAGCAACAGTCCGACAGATTACTGATGCGGGCAACTGAAGGTTTTGTCGTACTGCTACCTGCCGGGTTGGCGTTAGTCTCGATACATCGTATACACACCACCGGTCCCGGACTTCTGCTGTTTGTGCTGATCCTGATCTGGAGCGCGGATATAGGTGCCTATTTTGCCGGGCACCGTTGGGGGAAACATAAGCTTGCCCCCCAGGTAAGTCCGGGAAAAACCCGTGAAGGTGTCTATGGTGCTATGGCGAGCGCCTTGCTTTGTGCGGTATTTCTCTCTTTTTGGTTGGCTGGCAGTTTGGGCCAATCCCTGTTGATCGTCTTACTCTGTCTGATCACCATGCTTGCATCAGTGGTGGGGGATCTTTTTGAAAGCCTGACCAAACGTCTACAGGGTGTCAAGGACAGTGGGCAACTGCTACCCGGCCATGGCGGCATGTTGGACCGGATAGACAGCCTTACAGCAGCAGCCCCTGTTTTTCTGTTTGGATTAATCCTTCTGGGAGAGGCGTGA
- the bamA gene encoding outer membrane protein assembly factor BamA: MALMGGLLFSQQATAFVVEDIRVEGLQRISAGTVFNYLPIKTGDEVDAGNSSHIIRTLYKTGFFKDIRLEQDGNVLIVFVRERPAIAEINITGNKELDTEPLMAGLKDIGLAEGRVFKRALLEKVEQELNRQYFARGKYGIKIQSKVTPLERNRVGLDIEISEGLTARIKHINIIGNRAYEDDELLDKFELGVPSWYAVFSSRDKYSKQALSGDLETLRSFYLDRGYIDFKIESTQVSITPDKKDIYITVVIDEGDVFTLSDIKLAGDLELNPEELFPLIHLKRGAVFSRKKLTASADRLNRHYSDVGYAFANVNTIPDIDREKMQVAITFFVDPGKRVYVRYINVSGNTNTRDEVLRRELRQMESAWFSGEKTRLSRERLQRLGFFSEVNMETPAVPGSTDQLDVNLAVTEAASGQFSAGVGFTQTQGVIFNASISENNFLGTGNRFSAGFDTSDATKKLSLSYTNPYYTIDGVSQGYELSYRETDFSELNISSYSTDVGRLGVHFGIPLTEYDRFRFSLAYEHTTFFLGSSPSDEIEEFIETNGDKFSDFELVGSWIHDTRDRAIFPNRGNRQVFTIETNTPGSDLQYYRVRYSNAHYFQLTNSLTLKLNGELGYGDGYGEDDELPFFRNFYAGGIGSVRGFEENTLGPQDSQDDALGANARIVGQMELLFPAFGDDFKDTVRAGLFVDVGNVFDLAGDEKVEWDLFRASTGLMLSWFSPVGALSFSWGYPIKEEEGDDIKNLQFRIGSGF, from the coding sequence ATGGCTCTGATGGGTGGACTGCTATTCTCCCAGCAGGCCACCGCCTTCGTGGTCGAGGACATACGGGTAGAGGGTCTGCAACGGATCTCGGCCGGCACGGTATTCAATTACCTGCCGATAAAGACTGGGGATGAGGTCGATGCAGGCAATTCTTCCCATATTATCCGCACACTCTACAAAACGGGTTTTTTCAAGGATATAAGGCTCGAACAGGATGGGAATGTCCTGATTGTGTTCGTCCGTGAAAGACCTGCTATCGCAGAGATAAATATCACTGGAAACAAGGAGTTGGATACAGAACCATTGATGGCTGGATTAAAGGATATCGGTCTTGCCGAGGGCCGGGTCTTTAAGCGGGCATTACTGGAAAAGGTCGAGCAGGAGCTCAACCGCCAATATTTCGCGCGGGGTAAATATGGGATCAAGATCCAATCAAAAGTGACTCCATTGGAGAGAAACCGTGTGGGTCTGGATATCGAGATATCAGAGGGCCTGACCGCCAGGATCAAGCACATAAACATTATCGGCAATCGGGCCTATGAAGATGACGAGTTGTTGGATAAGTTCGAATTGGGTGTGCCGTCCTGGTACGCCGTCTTCTCCAGCCGCGACAAATATTCCAAGCAAGCGCTCTCAGGCGACCTGGAGACACTGCGCTCATTCTATCTTGATCGGGGTTATATCGATTTCAAGATCGAGTCCACCCAGGTATCCATAACACCGGACAAGAAGGATATCTACATTACCGTGGTGATCGACGAGGGTGATGTTTTCACCCTCAGCGATATCAAGTTGGCCGGAGACCTGGAACTCAATCCGGAGGAGCTGTTTCCTCTAATCCACCTCAAACGGGGGGCGGTCTTCTCCCGTAAAAAACTGACAGCCAGCGCAGACAGGCTGAACCGGCACTATTCCGATGTGGGATACGCCTTTGCCAACGTCAACACCATTCCCGATATTGATCGTGAAAAGATGCAGGTGGCCATCACATTCTTCGTCGATCCGGGAAAAAGGGTCTATGTCCGCTATATCAATGTATCGGGTAATACCAACACCCGTGATGAGGTGTTGCGTCGGGAGTTGAGACAGATGGAATCAGCCTGGTTTTCCGGTGAGAAGACCCGGCTCTCAAGGGAACGCCTGCAGCGTTTGGGCTTTTTCAGTGAAGTGAATATGGAGACCCCAGCAGTACCGGGCTCCACGGATCAACTAGATGTGAACCTTGCTGTGACCGAGGCTGCATCCGGGCAGTTCAGTGCCGGTGTCGGGTTTACCCAGACCCAGGGAGTGATCTTCAATGCCAGCATCAGTGAAAACAATTTTCTCGGTACGGGGAACCGCTTCAGCGCTGGCTTCGATACCAGTGATGCAACCAAAAAGCTCTCCTTGTCCTACACCAATCCCTACTACACCATTGACGGCGTAAGTCAGGGTTATGAGCTGAGCTACCGGGAGACCGATTTCTCAGAATTGAATATCTCCAGCTATTCCACCGACGTGGGGCGTCTCGGGGTCCATTTCGGCATACCCCTGACGGAATACGACCGCTTTAGATTCAGTCTGGCCTACGAGCATACGACCTTTTTTCTTGGCTCATCCCCTTCCGATGAGATCGAGGAATTCATAGAAACCAACGGAGATAAGTTCAGCGATTTCGAATTGGTGGGCAGCTGGATTCACGACACCAGGGATCGCGCCATATTTCCCAATCGAGGTAACCGGCAGGTCTTCACCATCGAGACCAACACCCCCGGCAGTGATCTGCAGTACTACCGCGTTAGATACTCAAATGCCCACTATTTCCAGCTCACCAACTCTCTGACCTTGAAGCTGAACGGGGAGCTGGGATATGGCGATGGTTACGGGGAAGATGATGAGCTGCCGTTTTTCCGTAATTTCTATGCCGGCGGTATCGGTTCGGTCAGGGGATTCGAGGAGAATACCCTGGGACCGCAGGACTCCCAGGATGATGCTTTGGGAGCAAATGCTAGAATCGTGGGTCAGATGGAGTTACTCTTTCCCGCCTTTGGCGATGACTTTAAGGACACGGTGCGTGCCGGTTTGTTTGTCGATGTCGGCAACGTATTCGATCTGGCTGGAGATGAGAAGGTCGAGTGGGACCTGTTTAGGGCTTCCACCGGTCTGATGTTATCCTGGTTCTCGCCAGTAGGAGCCCTCTCTTTCAGCTGGGGGTATCCGATCAAAGAGGAAGAGGGTGATGATATCAAGAACCTTCAATTCAGGATTGGTAGTGGTTTCTAA
- the rpsB gene encoding 30S ribosomal protein S2 — MRQMLEAGVHFGHQTRYWNPKMGSYIFGHRNKIHIVNLEKTMPLFKDAMNFIGSLSANGGKVLFVGTKRAAQNVIREESDRCSMPYVNHRWLGGMLTNYKTIKQSIKRLKELEAMFEDGSVEQRFNKKETLGLSRELEKLERSLGGIKNMNGLPDALFIVDVGHEKNAVAEARKLGIPVIGVVDTNNDPDGIDYVIPGNDDAIRAIQLYVQGASAAILEGRASAATMVGGNGNEEFVEVSESSS; from the coding sequence ATGCGCCAAATGCTTGAGGCTGGCGTGCACTTCGGGCATCAGACCCGTTATTGGAATCCCAAAATGGGTTCCTACATCTTTGGTCATCGCAACAAGATTCATATCGTCAATCTTGAAAAGACCATGCCACTGTTCAAGGATGCGATGAATTTCATCGGGTCCCTCTCCGCCAACGGCGGTAAAGTTCTCTTCGTAGGAACCAAGCGTGCGGCACAGAATGTGATTCGGGAAGAGTCAGATCGTTGCAGCATGCCCTATGTCAACCATCGCTGGTTGGGCGGTATGCTGACAAACTACAAGACCATCAAGCAGTCAATCAAGCGGCTGAAAGAACTGGAGGCCATGTTTGAAGACGGAAGTGTTGAGCAACGCTTCAACAAAAAGGAAACCCTGGGATTGAGCAGAGAGCTGGAAAAGCTCGAGCGGAGCCTGGGTGGAATAAAGAATATGAATGGCCTGCCTGATGCGCTTTTTATAGTTGACGTTGGCCACGAGAAGAATGCCGTGGCCGAGGCGCGTAAATTGGGTATACCTGTTATAGGTGTGGTTGATACCAACAATGACCCTGATGGTATCGACTATGTGATCCCCGGCAACGATGATGCTATTCGAGCAATTCAGCTTTATGTGCAAGGGGCTTCTGCAGCCATTCTCGAAGGTCGTGCGAGTGCCGCAACCATGGTTGGCGGCAATGGCAACGAAGAGTTTGTAGAGGTATCGGAAAGCAGTTCCTGA
- the pyrH gene encoding UMP kinase: MTDLICQRILLKLSGEALMGGGDFGIDPAVIRRVSEEIMELVNAGIQIGLVIGGGNIFRGAGLAQGGFDRVRGDHMGMLATVMNSLAMQDALSRIDVDAVVFSALQMPDVCETFTARGARCALDEGKVAILAAGTGNPYFTTDSAASLRAVEIKADLMIKATKVNGVYSADPVKDPQAVFYPQLTYDRALAENLQVMDATAIVLCRDNEVPLRIMNINDPGALMRLMQGEEIGSLVVKGG; this comes from the coding sequence ATGACTGATCTGATTTGCCAGCGCATTCTCCTTAAACTCAGTGGCGAGGCCCTCATGGGCGGAGGGGATTTCGGTATTGACCCTGCTGTCATTCGACGGGTTTCAGAAGAGATCATGGAGCTGGTGAATGCAGGCATTCAGATCGGATTGGTGATCGGAGGCGGCAATATCTTTCGCGGTGCTGGCTTGGCGCAGGGTGGTTTCGACCGGGTGCGCGGCGATCACATGGGAATGTTGGCAACCGTCATGAATTCTTTGGCGATGCAGGATGCACTGTCACGGATTGATGTCGATGCTGTGGTGTTTTCTGCGCTGCAGATGCCTGATGTGTGTGAGACCTTTACTGCGAGAGGTGCGCGCTGTGCACTGGATGAAGGTAAGGTGGCGATTCTGGCGGCCGGTACAGGCAATCCCTATTTCACGACCGATTCGGCAGCCAGTCTCCGTGCTGTGGAGATAAAAGCCGACCTGATGATCAAAGCGACCAAGGTCAATGGCGTCTATTCGGCTGATCCGGTAAAGGATCCACAAGCTGTCTTTTATCCTCAATTGACTTATGATCGGGCATTGGCGGAAAACCTGCAGGTGATGGATGCAACGGCAATCGTCCTCTGTCGGGATAATGAGGTGCCACTTCGCATCATGAATATTAATGATCCAGGTGCTCTCATGCGCTTGATGCAGGGAGAAGAGATCGGTTCACTAGTGGTAAAAGGCGGCTGA
- the rseP gene encoding sigma E protease regulator RseP has protein sequence MDSLLFTLVSFIVALAILIAVHEFGHFWVARKLGVKVLRFSIGFGRALWRRTSGADGTEYVIAAIPLGGYVKMLDEREAPVEAEEQHRAFNRQSLGVRSAIVVAGPLFNFLFAILAFWLIFVTGDTGLKPIVGEVEGGSIAEQVGFTQGDEILAVADQPTPTWESVVYVMLSEALDTTNLAVRVRSQTGVEHIYRVASDGLSGLAEDGLLLQNLGLTPDRPTLPPVIGEVLDGEPAALAGLKPGDRIVTVDGVDVVDWSDWVNYVRKRPGQNLDLEVDRNGDYIVLSVTPLMIEGDGESYGRIGASVDVPDDLMDDYRAVVRYGPIDAIGQSLYKTWDLSLLMLRMLGKMIIGEVSVKNLSGPISIADYAGKSASYGISYFLKFLAVVSVSLGVLNLLPIPVLDGGHLFFFLIEGIKGRPLSDRFMEQGQKIGLLILLAIMSLAFYVDINRFLG, from the coding sequence ATGGACTCACTACTCTTCACCCTCGTTTCATTTATCGTTGCCCTGGCAATCCTGATTGCAGTGCACGAGTTTGGTCACTTCTGGGTTGCGCGAAAATTGGGTGTCAAGGTGTTACGATTCTCGATCGGTTTCGGCCGAGCCCTGTGGCGACGCACCAGCGGGGCTGATGGTACCGAATATGTGATTGCCGCCATTCCCCTGGGCGGTTATGTGAAGATGCTGGATGAACGCGAGGCGCCGGTGGAGGCAGAGGAGCAGCATCGTGCGTTTAATCGCCAGTCATTGGGTGTGCGCAGCGCCATTGTTGTGGCGGGCCCGCTGTTCAATTTCCTCTTTGCCATCCTGGCGTTCTGGCTCATTTTCGTTACCGGCGATACGGGACTCAAACCCATAGTGGGTGAGGTTGAGGGCGGCTCGATCGCGGAACAGGTAGGATTTACCCAAGGTGACGAGATACTGGCGGTGGCGGATCAGCCTACACCGACCTGGGAGAGTGTCGTCTATGTGATGTTGTCAGAAGCGCTCGACACTACCAACCTTGCTGTCAGAGTGCGTAGTCAGACGGGTGTGGAGCACATCTATCGAGTGGCAAGTGATGGTCTCTCCGGGCTGGCAGAGGATGGTTTGCTGTTGCAGAATCTCGGACTCACTCCCGATCGACCCACCCTGCCACCTGTCATCGGTGAGGTGTTGGATGGAGAACCGGCTGCATTGGCCGGCCTGAAACCCGGAGATCGTATTGTCACTGTCGACGGTGTCGATGTGGTGGATTGGAGTGATTGGGTCAATTATGTACGCAAGCGACCGGGCCAGAACCTCGATCTGGAGGTCGACCGCAATGGGGATTATATTGTATTGAGCGTCACCCCTTTGATGATTGAGGGGGATGGGGAGAGCTATGGTCGTATTGGCGCAAGTGTGGATGTGCCCGATGATCTGATGGATGACTATCGGGCTGTTGTCAGATATGGACCGATCGACGCAATAGGCCAATCTCTCTATAAGACCTGGGACCTGTCCCTGTTGATGTTACGGATGCTGGGCAAGATGATCATCGGCGAGGTTTCTGTAAAGAATCTCAGCGGCCCGATATCAATTGCGGATTATGCTGGTAAATCAGCAAGTTATGGCATCAGTTATTTTCTTAAATTCCTTGCGGTGGTGAGTGTCAGCCTGGGCGTGTTGAACCTGTTGCCGATTCCTGTTCTGGATGGCGGACATCTGTTTTTCTTCCTGATAGAAGGGATTAAAGGCCGGCCATTATCGGATCGATTTATGGAACAAGGCCAAAAAATCGGATTATTGATCCTATTGGCGATTATGAGTCTCGCCTTCTATGTCGACATAAACAGGTTTCTTGGGTAG
- the ispC gene encoding 1-deoxy-D-xylulose-5-phosphate reductoisomerase, translating into MKGLTVLGSTGSIGVSTLDVVARHPEKYHIVALTAKSDVQGMLHQCERFKPKIAVMADTESANLLAIGLSQKGISTEVLSGLRGLEIAAAIPDAEIVMAAIVGAAGLLPALAAVRAGKRLLLANKEALVVAGSLFMAEVAAHGAEILPIDSEHNAVFQCLPPGVEEKLTAGGVKRILLTASGGPFRTMPIEQLASVTPAQACAHPNWDMGRKISVDSATMMNKGLEVIEAHWLFGADAEEIQVVLHPQSIIHSMVEYVDGSVLAQLGNPDMRTPIAHALAWPQRIESGVDSLDLFQVARLDFDQPDLQRYPCLKLAYQAIQAGGTASVILNAANEVAVEAFLSERLGFTDIASVVDETLQRMPVENAEDLGTLLNIDRQGRAIAEQVVHNRVITSGIG; encoded by the coding sequence ATGAAGGGTTTAACCGTACTTGGATCCACCGGCTCAATAGGTGTGAGTACCCTGGATGTGGTTGCCAGGCATCCCGAGAAATATCATATCGTCGCCCTGACGGCCAAAAGTGATGTGCAGGGCATGCTGCATCAGTGTGAACGTTTCAAGCCTAAAATAGCGGTGATGGCAGATACGGAATCCGCAAACCTGTTGGCTATAGGCTTAAGTCAAAAAGGTATATCAACTGAAGTATTATCCGGATTGCGAGGGCTGGAGATAGCAGCCGCTATACCCGATGCCGAAATCGTAATGGCAGCTATCGTTGGTGCGGCGGGGCTGTTGCCTGCACTGGCAGCGGTGCGCGCTGGAAAGCGTTTGTTGTTAGCGAATAAAGAGGCGCTGGTGGTCGCGGGTAGTCTGTTTATGGCGGAAGTGGCTGCCCATGGCGCAGAGATTTTGCCGATCGATAGTGAGCATAACGCGGTTTTTCAATGCCTGCCGCCCGGAGTGGAAGAGAAGTTGACCGCAGGCGGGGTAAAACGCATCCTGTTGACTGCCTCTGGCGGGCCTTTTCGTACCATGCCGATTGAGCAATTGGCAAGCGTCACTCCGGCACAGGCCTGTGCCCATCCGAATTGGGATATGGGACGGAAAATCTCGGTTGATTCCGCAACCATGATGAACAAGGGCTTGGAGGTTATAGAGGCACACTGGCTGTTCGGGGCCGATGCAGAAGAGATTCAGGTAGTTCTGCATCCACAAAGTATCATCCACTCCATGGTTGAGTACGTCGATGGTTCAGTACTCGCTCAGCTCGGCAATCCCGATATGCGAACGCCGATCGCACATGCCCTGGCATGGCCTCAGCGAATTGAATCGGGTGTCGACAGCCTCGATCTGTTCCAGGTTGCACGGCTAGACTTTGATCAGCCTGATCTGCAGCGATACCCTTGCCTGAAACTTGCCTATCAGGCAATTCAGGCGGGCGGCACGGCGAGTGTGATCCTGAATGCGGCGAATGAGGTGGCGGTAGAGGCTTTTTTATCGGAGCGTTTGGGTTTTACCGATATTGCCTCGGTGGTTGATGAGACCTTACAGCGGATGCCGGTTGAAAATGCCGAGGATCTAGGCACTTTGCTCAATATCGACAGGCAAGGGCGTGCCATCGCGGAACAAGTCGTACATAACAGGGTCATAACCAGCGGTATAGGCTAA
- the tsf gene encoding translation elongation factor Ts yields MAITASLVKELRERTGAGMMECKKALVETNGDIDAAIEQMRKSGQAKAAKKAGRIAAEGVIVISFSEDSGQAAMVEVNCETDFVAKDDNFTSFAKAVAERVLAGGAEDVAGLMELPLHEGEDTTVNQAREALVSKLGENMNVRRFSRIQASSGKLSSYQHGSRIGVVLELDGGDEALGKDLAMHIAATNPISLSAEQMPQDLLDKERDIVTAQAKESGKPDEIVAKMVDGRMRKYLAENTLLGQAFVKDPDTTVEKLLKSNASSIIQYTRFEVGEGIEKKQENFAEEVLAQAKM; encoded by the coding sequence ATGGCGATTACAGCCTCTCTGGTTAAGGAGCTGCGTGAACGTACAGGCGCAGGCATGATGGAATGCAAAAAGGCACTGGTTGAAACCAATGGTGATATCGATGCCGCTATTGAGCAGATGCGCAAATCCGGGCAGGCCAAAGCGGCCAAAAAGGCCGGGCGCATTGCCGCTGAAGGGGTGATTGTCATCAGCTTCAGCGAAGACAGCGGCCAGGCAGCAATGGTTGAGGTCAACTGCGAAACAGACTTTGTCGCAAAAGATGACAATTTCACTTCATTTGCAAAGGCGGTTGCCGAGCGGGTATTGGCTGGCGGTGCAGAGGATGTTGCGGGATTGATGGAACTGCCGCTGCACGAGGGCGAGGACACCACGGTGAATCAAGCTCGCGAAGCGCTGGTATCGAAGCTCGGTGAGAATATGAACGTACGTCGTTTTTCCCGTATCCAGGCCAGTAGCGGTAAGCTTTCGAGCTATCAACACGGTTCGCGCATCGGTGTCGTACTGGAGCTCGATGGTGGGGATGAGGCACTTGGCAAGGATCTGGCTATGCATATTGCGGCTACCAATCCAATCAGTCTCTCTGCTGAGCAGATGCCACAGGATCTGCTCGACAAGGAACGCGATATCGTAACCGCTCAGGCAAAGGAGAGTGGAAAGCCGGATGAGATCGTTGCCAAAATGGTGGATGGTCGTATGCGTAAGTACCTGGCTGAAAACACATTGCTTGGTCAGGCCTTTGTCAAGGATCCGGATACTACGGTGGAAAAATTGCTAAAGAGCAACGCCTCCTCGATCATCCAATATACCCGTTTCGAGGTTGGTGAGGGAATTGAGAAGAAGCAGGAAAATTTTGCGGAAGAGGTTTTGGCGCAGGCAAAAATGTAG
- the frr gene encoding ribosome recycling factor translates to MIDDIKKDANTRMGKSVESLVHELAKVRTGRAHPSLLDHIRVDYYGSDVPISQVANINVEDARTLTVVPWEKSMVAVVEKAILTSDLGLNPMSAGTVIRVPMPPLTEERRKDLIRVVRHEAEGAKVAIRNIRRDANHDLKDLVKEKMISEDDERRGQDVIQGLTDQHIGQVDELLAEKEKDLMEI, encoded by the coding sequence ATGATAGACGACATTAAGAAAGATGCTAATACCCGTATGGGCAAGAGTGTTGAGTCTTTGGTGCATGAATTAGCCAAAGTGCGCACAGGAAGGGCTCATCCCAGTCTGTTGGATCACATTCGTGTAGATTATTACGGTTCAGACGTTCCAATCAGTCAAGTTGCCAATATCAATGTCGAGGATGCGCGAACATTGACTGTCGTTCCTTGGGAAAAGAGCATGGTGGCTGTTGTTGAGAAGGCGATTCTTACTTCCGATCTAGGCCTCAATCCCATGAGTGCCGGCACTGTCATTCGGGTACCCATGCCCCCCTTGACCGAAGAGCGGCGTAAAGACCTGATACGTGTTGTACGCCATGAGGCCGAGGGTGCCAAAGTAGCGATTCGGAACATCCGTCGTGATGCCAACCATGATCTTAAGGATTTGGTGAAGGAGAAGATGATTTCCGAAGACGACGAGCGACGGGGTCAGGATGTAATCCAGGGCTTGACAGATCAGCATATCGGGCAGGTTGACGAGCTGTTGGCTGAGAAAGAGAAAGACCTCATGGAAATTTAG
- a CDS encoding isoprenyl transferase yields the protein MTNGTTKESVPVEKRLPRHIAIIMDGNGRWAKKRGLPRYAGHPAGVEAVRGVVEACVELQIPVLTLFAFSSENWQRPQKEVNLIMDLFLRSLKKEVRRLDRNHVKLKVIGDRSAFATNLQAQIDEAEQQTASNQGLLLQVAANYGGRWDITQAAKRLAEQVQSGEISPDQIDEERFSQNLCITNLPEPDLFIRTGGEQRISNFLLWQCAYTELYFTDLLWPDFNRKALDEALHDFSCRQRRFGRTGDQVQDQTAEAS from the coding sequence ATGACTAACGGCACGACAAAGGAATCTGTACCTGTCGAGAAACGACTACCGAGGCATATCGCGATAATCATGGATGGTAACGGTCGTTGGGCTAAGAAGCGCGGCCTTCCGCGCTATGCCGGTCATCCTGCAGGGGTGGAAGCGGTTCGTGGGGTGGTTGAGGCCTGTGTCGAACTGCAGATTCCGGTACTGACTCTGTTTGCCTTCAGCAGTGAGAACTGGCAGCGGCCTCAGAAGGAGGTCAACCTCATCATGGATCTTTTCTTAAGGTCGCTGAAGAAAGAGGTTCGTCGTCTCGATCGGAATCATGTTAAGCTCAAAGTGATCGGTGATCGTAGCGCCTTCGCCACCAATCTGCAGGCGCAGATTGATGAGGCTGAACAGCAGACCGCATCCAATCAGGGCTTGTTGTTACAGGTGGCAGCCAACTACGGTGGTCGCTGGGACATAACACAGGCTGCAAAACGGCTGGCTGAACAGGTACAGAGTGGAGAAATATCGCCAGATCAGATCGATGAGGAGCGTTTTTCCCAAAATCTCTGTATTACCAATCTACCCGAACCGGACCTGTTTATCCGTACTGGCGGTGAACAGCGGATCAGTAATTTTCTATTGTGGCAATGTGCCTATACGGAACTCTATTTCACCGACCTGCTTTGGCCTGATTTCAACCGCAAAGCCCTGGATGAGGCGCTGCACGATTTTTCCTGCCGACAGCGACGCTTCGGCCGCACTGGTGATCAGGTCCAGGATCAGACCGCAGAGGCCTCTTAA
- the map gene encoding type I methionyl aminopeptidase, translating into MGITIKTAEEIEKMRIAGRLAAEVLEMIVPHVQPGVTTQELDRICHEFIVNEQDAIPAPLNYRGFPKSICTSVNQVVCHGIPGEKRLKKGDIVNIDITVIKDGYHGDTSKMFCIGQPSVLAKRLIEVTQQALWIGINKVKPGCHLGDIGHAIQTHVESYNYSIVREYCGHGIGREFHEDPQILHYGQPGTGVELKPGMCFTIEPMVNAGKQQVKLKPDGWTVVTKDRSLSAQFEHTILVKDNGFEVLTLRDEERGKIPSMGSN; encoded by the coding sequence ATGGGTATCACAATAAAAACCGCCGAAGAGATCGAAAAGATGCGTATCGCCGGAAGACTGGCGGCTGAGGTATTGGAGATGATCGTTCCTCATGTCCAACCTGGCGTGACCACACAGGAACTGGATCGCATCTGTCATGAATTCATCGTAAATGAACAAGACGCCATCCCGGCACCGCTCAATTATCGAGGATTCCCCAAATCGATCTGCACTTCGGTGAATCAAGTCGTCTGCCATGGCATACCCGGAGAGAAGAGGCTGAAAAAGGGGGATATCGTCAATATCGACATCACTGTCATCAAAGACGGATACCACGGCGATACCAGCAAGATGTTCTGTATCGGTCAACCCTCGGTGTTGGCCAAACGTTTGATTGAAGTGACGCAGCAGGCGCTCTGGATCGGTATAAACAAGGTCAAACCCGGATGCCATTTGGGTGATATCGGTCATGCCATCCAAACCCATGTGGAGAGCTACAATTACTCAATTGTACGTGAGTACTGTGGGCATGGTATCGGACGTGAGTTTCATGAGGACCCCCAAATTCTCCACTATGGGCAACCCGGGACGGGCGTCGAACTTAAGCCGGGGATGTGCTTTACCATCGAACCCATGGTGAATGCCGGTAAACAACAGGTGAAACTCAAACCCGACGGCTGGACAGTGGTAACCAAGGATCGCAGTCTCTCGGCGCAATTCGAACACACCATACTGGTCAAAGATAATGGTTTTGAAGTACTCACACTGCGAGATGAAGAGCGCGGTAAAATCCCTTCCATGGGATCAAACTGA